The genomic window ACAAAAGACACTTGCTAAATACCCAGTGTCCTAGAGGGCACAGTGGCTGCAGGAAGGTTGGGGACGCCAGTCACCCCACCCAGGTGTCTTAGTAACATAAGTGTAAAGGATGTTGCAGTCTCTCTGTGTCAGGAGTGGATGTGGCTCCATTCAGCCAGGGAGCTGatatttggggggtgggggaagggactcGTGTCCCCCGGGGGCAGCTACGTGGGATTGAAGTCTGTAGTCCTGCTGAGTACTCATGCAGTGATGCCTTTGCACAGGGGCAGCTCACAGCTCTGACTACAGCATGTGGCGGAAGAATGAGTACGTGAGCAATGGGCTGAGGGAGTTTGCCGAGCGCGGTGAGGCCTGGGCACTGATGAAAGAGATCGAAGCGGCAGGAGAGACGCTTCAGAGTGTACACGCGGTGTTCTCGGCTCCCGCTGTCCCCAGCGGGACTGGGCAGACTTCCACAGAGCTAGAGGTGCACCCTAGGCACTCGCTGGTAAGTCGTGGCGAGCCTGGGAGAGGGTATGCCCTGATTGCTGCAGCTGCTAAGTTTTCTGGTCCCATCCAGGTGTCCTTTGTGGTACGCATTGTCCCCAGCCCCGACTGGTTTGTGGGCGTCGACAGTCTAAACCTGTGCGAGGGAGGTCGCTGGAAGGAGCAGGTGGTCCTCGAGCTTTACCCACACGATGCAGGGACCGACAGTGGCTTCActttctcctcccccaacttTGCAACCATCCCACAAGACACAGTGACTGAGGTAAGTGGTCTGCAGCCCTTTCTCCTCTGCATAGACAGTTCCTGCCTCTGAGGTGGGgccaggggtggggggttggtgggtggggacaAAGAAGGTGGCCTGGTTGGGAGGATGTTGTTCACTCTAAAGGACAAGACAAAGGCTGTGGCATGCCCCAGGAGGACCTCTGGGTACTCCAGCCTGCGGATGCTCTTTAGAGCATAGTCTAGCTTCAGGTTAACAGTGGACGGCCTGGGATCTGGCAATCCTGTAGAGAGAACAAGGGGCCTTTCACAGACCTTCCTTTCCAGAGAGGAGGCATGTGTAGGCTCGCCTGGTGCTTAAGCAGGAGTTCTATAGACAAGTGTCTCAGCCTCTGGGAGACAAGAGGAATTCCTCAGCCTGGGGGGAGGCCACGTGGGCACCTGCAGCTATGCCGGGCTTGAGTCACTCAGATGAGACCCAAGTCGGGAGTCTTTGCTGGCACTGGactgctgggtgctgggtactgACTGAGAAGGCCAAACATGCACCGTGGGCTTCCCAAGCCCCTGTGCCAGCCCCAGCTCTCCTTTCCCCTCATTCAGATAACAGCCTCATCGCCCAGCCACCCAGCAAACTCATTCTACTACCCACGCCTTAAGTCCTTGCCTCCCATTGCCAAAGTGACCTTCGTGCGGCTGCGGCAGAGTCCCAGAGCTTTCGCCCCACCTTCCCTGGACCTGGCCAGCAGAGGCAATGAAATCGTTGATAGCCTCTCAGGTAACTTCCATGTTTCCCACCTGTAACCCCGGGGTGGACAGGCTAGCCCAAGG from Apodemus sylvaticus chromosome 11, mApoSyl1.1, whole genome shotgun sequence includes these protein-coding regions:
- the LOC127695996 gene encoding spondin-2; amino-acid sequence: METVSLSLGRALWVFLLAMLGSTTGQPLGGESVCTARPLARYSITFIGKWSQTAFPKQYPLFRPPAQWSSLLGAAHSSDYSMWRKNEYVSNGLREFAERGEAWALMKEIEAAGETLQSVHAVFSAPAVPSGTGQTSTELEVHPRHSLVSFVVRIVPSPDWFVGVDSLNLCEGGRWKEQVVLELYPHDAGTDSGFTFSSPNFATIPQDTVTEITASSPSHPANSFYYPRLKSLPPIAKVTFVRLRQSPRAFAPPSLDLASRGNEIVDSLSAPETPLDCEVSLWSSWGLCGGPCGKLGVKSRTRYVRVQPANNGTPCPELEEEADCAPDNCV